A portion of the Actomonas aquatica genome contains these proteins:
- a CDS encoding GH1 family beta-glucosidase, giving the protein MKTFPTGFTWGSATASYQIEGAWNEGGKGPSIWDAFTQIPGKIAEGHDGTVACDHYHRMEEDVALMAAMGLKAYRFSIAWSRVMPTGRGEVNEEGIAFYSRLLDALKAHGIEPWVTLYHWDLPLALQLELDGWRNPELPDHFAAYARLCFERFGDRVKHWITLNEPWVVSIMGHANGVMAPGRVSNREPYAVAHQLLRAHGKAVDVYRREFQAEQGGQIGITNNCDWREPKTDSAADQAAAQRALEFFVGWFGDPIYHGDYPAVMRERLGDRLPQFSDEDRALLRGSSDFFGLNFYTGLYAANQGEETSGESNPYGNGGISEDQDVELSADPTWKKSSMGWPVLPWACERLLKWIDRRYGHPPIVITENGFAQDNPVVDGRVADPDRAAFITTYLEACHQAITDGVDLRGYFVWSLLDNFEWACGYTQRFGLHHVDYATGRRTPKDSARVYAQIIANNGLQ; this is encoded by the coding sequence ATGAAGACATTCCCCACTGGTTTTACCTGGGGCTCGGCCACGGCGAGTTACCAGATCGAAGGAGCATGGAACGAAGGAGGCAAAGGTCCCTCGATTTGGGACGCGTTCACTCAGATCCCCGGCAAGATTGCCGAAGGCCACGACGGCACCGTCGCCTGTGATCACTATCACCGCATGGAGGAGGATGTGGCGTTGATGGCGGCGATGGGCCTGAAGGCTTACCGCTTCTCCATCGCGTGGTCGCGCGTGATGCCGACGGGGCGCGGCGAAGTGAACGAGGAAGGCATCGCGTTCTACTCGCGTCTGCTCGACGCGCTGAAGGCGCACGGCATCGAGCCATGGGTCACGCTCTATCACTGGGATTTGCCGCTGGCGCTGCAGCTGGAACTGGATGGCTGGCGCAACCCGGAGCTGCCCGATCATTTTGCGGCTTACGCGCGGCTGTGTTTTGAGCGCTTTGGTGATCGGGTGAAGCACTGGATCACGCTGAACGAACCATGGGTGGTTTCGATCATGGGTCACGCCAACGGCGTCATGGCGCCGGGTCGGGTTTCGAATCGTGAACCTTACGCGGTGGCGCACCAACTCCTGCGCGCGCACGGCAAGGCGGTGGACGTATATCGCCGCGAGTTTCAGGCCGAGCAGGGCGGGCAGATTGGCATCACCAACAACTGCGATTGGCGCGAACCGAAGACGGACTCGGCCGCGGATCAGGCGGCGGCGCAGCGGGCGTTGGAGTTTTTTGTCGGGTGGTTTGGCGATCCGATTTATCACGGCGATTACCCGGCGGTGATGCGGGAACGGCTGGGCGATCGCCTACCGCAGTTTAGCGACGAGGACCGGGCGCTGCTGCGCGGGTCGTCGGATTTCTTCGGCCTGAATTTCTACACCGGCCTCTACGCGGCGAACCAAGGCGAGGAGACCTCCGGCGAATCGAATCCCTACGGCAACGGCGGGATTTCGGAGGATCAGGATGTCGAACTCTCGGCTGATCCGACGTGGAAGAAAAGCAGCATGGGTTGGCCGGTCTTGCCGTGGGCGTGTGAACGACTGCTGAAGTGGATCGACCGCCGCTATGGGCATCCGCCGATTGTGATCACCGAAAACGGCTTCGCGCAGGACAACCCGGTCGTGGACGGGCGGGTGGCGGACCCGGACCGCGCGGCGTTCATCACGACGTATCTGGAGGCCTGTCATCAAGCGATCACAGACGGAGTCGATCTGCGCGGCTATTTTGTGTGGTCTTTGCTGGACAACTTTGAGTGGGCCTGTGGCTACACGCAGCGCTTTGGTCTGCATCATGTCGACTACGCGACCGGGCGCCGCACGCCGAAAGATTCGGCGCGGGTGTATGCGCAGATCATCGCCAACAACGGCCTGCAATGA
- a CDS encoding TMEM175 family protein: MPRRSSRRPFRSRLPFAPKPDPMFRWRGAGVSRIEGLADSVFAFTITLLVVALEVPRDYRALLAIFEGFPAFVATFAILLWFWNMHYTFFRRYGLEDAWTRFLNAAILLFVVFLAYPLKFIFNSAFSAMLGLGDYPTGIRSLSDLSTLYIIYGGGLAVVSFGYLLLFTHAYRQRAALRLSEAETILTRGSICRILVNISICLLSIVLATLERFTWQPGVIYALLGPGIGFTAAYHGNLALNAYNEATANRKSAKPQDVSG, translated from the coding sequence ATGCCGCGCCGCTCCTCCCGTCGACCGTTCCGCTCGCGTCTGCCGTTTGCGCCGAAACCGGATCCCATGTTTCGCTGGCGCGGCGCCGGTGTCTCTCGCATCGAGGGCCTCGCCGATTCGGTCTTCGCCTTCACCATCACGCTACTCGTCGTCGCCCTCGAGGTCCCGCGCGACTACCGCGCCCTGCTCGCCATCTTCGAAGGCTTTCCCGCCTTCGTCGCGACCTTCGCCATCCTGCTGTGGTTTTGGAACATGCATTACACCTTCTTCCGTCGCTATGGCCTGGAGGACGCGTGGACCCGTTTTCTGAATGCCGCCATCCTGCTCTTCGTGGTCTTTCTGGCCTACCCCTTGAAGTTCATCTTCAACAGCGCCTTCTCCGCCATGCTCGGCCTCGGCGACTACCCCACCGGCATTCGCTCCCTCTCCGATCTGAGCACCCTCTACATCATCTACGGCGGTGGATTGGCCGTCGTCAGTTTCGGCTACCTGCTCCTCTTCACCCACGCCTACCGCCAACGCGCTGCGCTGCGTCTGTCCGAGGCCGAGACCATTCTCACCCGCGGCTCGATCTGCCGCATCCTGGTCAACATCTCCATTTGCCTGCTTTCCATCGTGCTCGCCACCCTGGAACGCTTCACGTGGCAGCCCGGTGTGATCTATGCCCTGCTCGGCCCCGGCATCGGCTTCACCGCCGCCTACCACGGCAATCTCGCCCTCAATGCCTACAACGAAGCCACCGCGAATCGAAAGTCAGCCAAACCGCAGGACGTGTCCGGGTAG
- a CDS encoding RNA polymerase sigma factor yields MISADPHEQRFAAWLEEHGAILHKLSRAYAPESADEDDLRQEMMVQLWRSVPRFRDQAKPSTWIYRVCLNTALTWRRTERRREARVVAQSAPVEAAVCEAHGPARTQEQQDLMAKLMQAVRRLRPADRSLVVLALDGLSYREIGEVTGMKENHVGVALNRARQKLSALLKEVGDEL; encoded by the coding sequence ATGATTTCCGCCGATCCCCACGAACAACGTTTTGCCGCCTGGCTCGAGGAGCATGGCGCGATTCTGCACAAGCTGAGTCGCGCTTATGCGCCGGAGTCCGCCGACGAAGACGATCTGCGCCAGGAGATGATGGTGCAGCTGTGGCGCTCGGTGCCGCGGTTTCGCGATCAAGCCAAACCGTCCACCTGGATCTACCGGGTGTGCCTCAACACCGCGCTGACTTGGCGTCGCACCGAGCGGCGTCGCGAGGCGCGGGTGGTGGCGCAATCGGCGCCGGTGGAGGCCGCGGTCTGTGAAGCCCACGGCCCGGCGCGCACGCAGGAGCAGCAGGACCTCATGGCCAAGCTCATGCAGGCCGTGCGTCGGCTGCGCCCGGCGGACCGTTCGCTGGTGGTGTTGGCGCTCGATGGTCTCAGCTATCGGGAGATTGGTGAAGTCACGGGCATGAAAGAAAACCACGTGGGGGTGGCCTTGAACCGCGCCCGCCAAAAATTGTCCGCATTGTTGAAGGAGGTTGGTGATGAACTTTGA
- a CDS encoding DUF885 domain-containing protein: MFTLCVSLVSSLTAQNIEDDRYGGLTADSGMTESERFARLLEVDWQVGLEQNPEIATYVGVPGHNDHWSDISAAGRAQAERRARTRLAVVESIDPSEFGEEEQVNYILFRDLAREEVEMLAFPEYLMPLTQLNGVQQNAAGLLRMMPNRSVAQLQDQLGRLRGLPRVIDDTIVLLREGLAEGVTPPAITLRAVPDQVSNMIVDTPEENPLLQGFYNVPASVPFEDLEMMRGEAIEVYTAEIAPAFARLETFLREEYLPAARTDIAATDLPDGEAWYAASVKSRTTLDLTPDEIHQIGLNEVARIRAEMERVKGEAGFEGSLEAFFEFLRTDPQFFHTEPKALLAEYRDIAKRVDYEMPKLFGLLPRLPYGVVEIPAYSAPSQTTAYYMPGSLESGRAGAYYANTYKLETRPRWEMEALSLHEAVPGHHHQIALQQEIENLPAFRRFSWGYTGFVEGWGLYAESLGEEMGFYQDPYSKFGQLTYEMWRAVRLVVDTGMHSKGWSRQQAIDYFKANAAKTENDIIVEIDRYIVWPGQALAYKLGELTIKRLRAQATEALGADFDVRAFHDEVLRHGALPLKTLEANIARWIVEQKQVLKK, translated from the coding sequence TTGTTCACGCTCTGCGTCTCGCTGGTCAGTTCACTGACGGCCCAAAACATCGAGGATGATCGTTACGGTGGTCTGACCGCGGACAGCGGGATGACGGAAAGTGAGCGCTTCGCCCGCCTGCTGGAGGTGGATTGGCAGGTGGGGTTGGAGCAAAACCCGGAGATCGCCACCTACGTGGGCGTGCCGGGGCATAACGATCATTGGAGCGACATCTCGGCGGCCGGCCGGGCGCAGGCCGAACGCCGCGCCCGCACCCGCCTCGCGGTGGTGGAGTCGATCGACCCGAGCGAGTTTGGCGAAGAGGAGCAGGTGAACTACATCCTCTTCCGCGACTTGGCACGCGAAGAGGTGGAGATGCTGGCGTTTCCGGAGTATCTCATGCCGCTCACGCAGTTGAATGGCGTGCAGCAGAACGCGGCCGGCCTGCTGCGCATGATGCCCAATCGCTCGGTGGCGCAGCTGCAGGATCAACTGGGGCGGCTGCGCGGGCTGCCGCGGGTCATCGATGATACCATCGTGCTGCTGCGCGAAGGTCTGGCCGAGGGCGTCACGCCGCCGGCGATCACCTTGCGGGCCGTGCCGGATCAGGTGAGTAACATGATCGTGGATACGCCGGAGGAGAATCCGCTGCTGCAGGGCTTTTACAACGTGCCGGCGTCGGTGCCGTTCGAGGATCTGGAGATGATGCGCGGCGAGGCGATCGAAGTTTACACGGCGGAAATCGCGCCGGCTTTTGCGCGCCTGGAGACCTTTTTGCGCGAGGAGTATCTGCCCGCGGCGCGCACCGATATCGCCGCGACGGACTTGCCGGACGGTGAGGCCTGGTATGCCGCCTCGGTGAAGTCGCGCACGACGCTCGATCTGACTCCCGATGAGATTCACCAAATCGGTCTCAATGAAGTCGCCCGCATCCGCGCCGAGATGGAACGGGTGAAAGGCGAAGCCGGATTTGAGGGCTCGCTGGAAGCGTTCTTCGAATTCCTGCGCACCGATCCGCAGTTCTTTCACACGGAGCCGAAAGCGTTGTTGGCGGAGTATCGCGACATCGCCAAGCGGGTCGATTACGAGATGCCCAAGCTGTTTGGGCTCTTGCCGCGCCTGCCCTACGGGGTGGTGGAGATTCCAGCCTATTCGGCGCCCTCACAAACCACCGCCTACTATATGCCGGGGTCGCTGGAGAGCGGCCGAGCCGGGGCGTATTATGCCAATACCTACAAGTTGGAGACCCGTCCGCGCTGGGAAATGGAGGCGCTGAGTCTGCACGAAGCCGTGCCGGGGCATCATCACCAGATCGCGTTGCAGCAGGAGATCGAAAACCTGCCGGCGTTTCGGCGTTTCTCCTGGGGCTATACCGGCTTCGTGGAAGGCTGGGGGCTGTATGCTGAGAGTCTGGGTGAGGAGATGGGCTTTTATCAGGACCCGTATTCGAAGTTTGGTCAGCTGACCTACGAGATGTGGCGCGCGGTGCGCCTGGTGGTCGATACGGGCATGCACTCGAAGGGTTGGTCGCGGCAGCAGGCCATCGACTATTTCAAGGCCAACGCGGCCAAGACCGAGAACGACATCATCGTGGAGATCGACCGCTACATCGTCTGGCCGGGGCAGGCACTGGCTTACAAGCTGGGCGAGCTGACGATCAAGCGGCTGCGCGCGCAGGCCACGGAGGCGCTCGGCGCCGACTTCGATGTGCGGGCCTTCCACGACGAAGTGCTGCGTCACGGTGCGCTGCCGCTGAAGACCCTCGAGGCCAACATCGCGCGGTGGATCGTGGAGCAAAAACAAGTTTTGAAAAAATAG
- a CDS encoding gamma carbonic anhydrase family protein translates to MTVEERLQQHLSKTPDIAAANWVAPSADVMGDVVLGPRSSVFYGAVLRGDIARIRVGEGSNIQDNCTVHLADDLDAIIGDWVTVGHNAIVHACTIEDECLIGMNATILDGAHIGARSLVAAGAVVTPRTVIPPGSMVVGAPAKVRRALTEEEQASLKGWAEKYVAVSAAHKRLEKGETI, encoded by the coding sequence ATGACCGTTGAAGAACGCTTGCAGCAACACCTTAGCAAAACGCCTGATATCGCGGCCGCCAATTGGGTGGCTCCTTCCGCCGACGTGATGGGAGACGTCGTGCTGGGTCCGCGCTCGAGCGTGTTCTACGGCGCAGTGCTGCGCGGGGACATCGCTCGCATCCGCGTGGGCGAGGGCAGCAACATTCAGGACAATTGCACCGTGCATCTGGCCGACGATCTCGACGCCATCATCGGCGACTGGGTCACGGTGGGCCACAACGCCATTGTGCACGCGTGCACGATCGAGGACGAGTGCCTCATCGGCATGAACGCCACGATCCTTGATGGCGCGCACATCGGTGCCCGCAGTCTGGTTGCGGCGGGCGCGGTGGTCACGCCCCGCACGGTCATCCCGCCAGGGTCGATGGTGGTGGGCGCGCCGGCAAAGGTGCGCCGCGCGCTGACCGAGGAGGAACAGGCGTCGCTCAAGGGCTGGGCCGAAAAATACGTCGCCGTTTCCGCCGCGCACAAGCGCCTCGAAAAGGGCGAAACGATCTGA
- the ald gene encoding alanine dehydrogenase, which yields MKIGVPKEIKTGETRVAMTPNLCRRCVSLGAEVLVEKGAGARAGFTDEQYRKAGARVLTTAARVWGDANLVVKVKEPLQPEFKYFRPDLTLFTYLHLAACPDLAAALVKKKVLGIAYESVEAPSGFLPLLKPMSHIAGRLSIQTGAYLLQSQNGGSGVLLGGIPGTMPGRVAIIGAGNSGAHAARMAMGMGARTVVLDLDLRKLEMLDEEYRGGLVTLMANPANIELAVADCDLLIGAVLVPNAKAPTVVTKEMVKKMRPGSVIVDIAIDQGGCIETIHPTSHLEPTYQKNGVVHYAVPNMPALVGRTSTVALTQATEPYLVQMVSEGIETALTNHPGLAKGVNTRGGVVENAEVAKALGYA from the coding sequence ATGAAAATTGGCGTCCCCAAAGAAATCAAAACTGGTGAAACGCGGGTCGCGATGACCCCCAATCTGTGCCGCCGCTGCGTGAGTCTCGGCGCGGAGGTGCTCGTCGAAAAAGGCGCGGGCGCGCGGGCGGGCTTCACTGACGAACAATACCGCAAAGCGGGCGCGCGGGTTTTGACGACGGCGGCTCGCGTGTGGGGTGACGCCAATCTGGTGGTGAAGGTGAAGGAGCCGCTGCAGCCGGAGTTTAAATACTTCCGTCCGGATCTGACCCTGTTCACCTACCTGCACCTCGCGGCTTGTCCGGATCTGGCGGCGGCGTTGGTGAAGAAGAAGGTGCTCGGCATCGCCTACGAATCGGTGGAAGCGCCGAGTGGTTTTTTGCCGCTGCTCAAGCCGATGTCGCACATCGCGGGTCGGCTCTCGATCCAGACCGGCGCTTACCTGTTGCAGTCGCAGAACGGCGGCTCGGGCGTGCTGCTGGGCGGCATCCCCGGCACGATGCCAGGTCGGGTGGCGATCATCGGCGCGGGCAACTCTGGCGCGCATGCGGCCCGCATGGCCATGGGCATGGGCGCACGCACGGTCGTGCTCGATCTGGACCTGCGCAAATTGGAGATGCTCGACGAAGAGTATCGCGGCGGTCTGGTCACGCTGATGGCGAATCCGGCCAACATCGAACTGGCGGTGGCGGATTGTGATTTGTTGATCGGGGCGGTGCTGGTGCCCAACGCCAAGGCACCGACCGTGGTGACCAAGGAGATGGTGAAGAAGATGCGGCCGGGCAGTGTGATCGTGGACATCGCGATCGATCAGGGCGGCTGCATTGAGACGATTCATCCCACCTCGCACCTGGAGCCGACCTACCAGAAGAATGGCGTGGTCCACTACGCGGTGCCGAACATGCCGGCGCTGGTGGGCCGCACCTCGACGGTGGCGCTCACGCAGGCGACGGAACCGTATCTGGTGCAGATGGTGAGCGAAGGCATCGAGACCGCGCTGACCAATCACCCCGGCCTGGCCAAGGGCGTGAACACGCGAGGCGGCGTCGTGGAAAACGCCGAAGTTGCCAAGGCGCTCGGCTACGCCTGA
- a CDS encoding MFS transporter, giving the protein MNHPTTPGATASLRVRECVAYGLGDTATNLVWRTLMVFLGFFYTDVFGLSAAAVGTLLLVSRFSDGLSDVVMGVIADRTETRWGKFRPWILWTAVPFGVLTVLTFTTPDLGDTGKLVYAYLTYNALILVFTASNVPYSAMTGVMSADPGERTRLSSYRFVGAFGGALLTQGLNEPLVRWFGGGDATEGYRWTMVLFATVAVGFFLVTFAMTKERVKAVATREPLQLRRDVADLLRNRPWLVLFALGLCFVTITTLKQGSTMYYFTYFLNSKALAGSYMVVGTVGALVGAALTGRLVKWWGRRRVVLGALAIMGLSCAAMYAVGREGTALVFGLGLITEAASGPVVTLFFSMLADAADFSEWKHRRRATGLVYSAGSLSFKFGSGVGGGLTGLVLASSGYAANLEQTPSALWGIKALMSVLPAVGCLVAFAAFWFYPLTDRKFAEIQAELAERRGEA; this is encoded by the coding sequence ATGAACCACCCGACGACCCCGGGCGCGACGGCTTCGCTGCGCGTGCGCGAATGTGTCGCCTATGGGCTGGGCGACACGGCGACCAACCTGGTGTGGCGCACCCTGATGGTGTTCCTCGGCTTCTTTTACACGGACGTGTTTGGGCTGTCGGCGGCGGCGGTGGGCACGCTGCTGCTGGTGAGTCGGTTCAGTGACGGCCTCTCCGATGTGGTGATGGGTGTGATCGCCGATCGCACCGAAACGCGTTGGGGCAAATTCCGACCGTGGATCCTGTGGACGGCGGTGCCGTTTGGCGTGCTGACGGTGCTCACTTTCACGACGCCGGATTTGGGCGACACGGGGAAGCTCGTGTATGCCTATCTCACCTACAACGCGCTGATCCTCGTCTTCACGGCGAGCAACGTGCCGTATTCGGCGATGACGGGAGTGATGTCGGCGGATCCCGGCGAGCGCACGCGTTTGTCTTCGTATCGGTTTGTGGGTGCTTTCGGCGGTGCGCTGCTCACGCAAGGGTTGAACGAACCGCTGGTGCGTTGGTTTGGCGGCGGTGATGCGACGGAGGGTTACCGGTGGACGATGGTGCTCTTCGCCACCGTGGCGGTGGGGTTCTTCCTGGTCACCTTTGCGATGACCAAGGAGCGGGTGAAGGCCGTGGCCACACGGGAGCCGCTGCAGTTGCGGCGTGATGTGGCGGACCTGCTGCGCAATCGCCCGTGGTTGGTGCTGTTCGCGCTCGGTCTCTGCTTCGTGACGATCACGACGCTGAAGCAGGGATCCACGATGTATTACTTCACCTATTTCCTGAACTCGAAGGCGCTGGCGGGCAGCTACATGGTCGTCGGCACGGTCGGCGCGTTGGTGGGGGCGGCGCTGACAGGCCGGCTGGTGAAGTGGTGGGGGCGGCGCCGGGTGGTGCTCGGTGCGCTGGCGATCATGGGACTGAGTTGTGCGGCGATGTATGCCGTGGGGCGGGAAGGCACGGCGCTTGTTTTTGGACTCGGTCTGATCACCGAAGCGGCCTCCGGTCCGGTCGTGACGCTGTTCTTCTCGATGTTGGCAGACGCGGCGGATTTCTCGGAATGGAAACACCGGCGGCGGGCGACCGGGTTGGTGTATTCGGCCGGTTCGCTCTCGTTTAAGTTCGGCTCCGGCGTGGGTGGTGGGCTCACCGGTCTGGTGCTGGCGTCGTCGGGTTACGCGGCCAACCTCGAGCAGACGCCGAGTGCTTTATGGGGCATCAAAGCCTTGATGAGCGTGCTGCCAGCGGTCGGCTGCCTGGTGGCGTTTGCGGCCTTCTGGTTTTACCCGCTGACCGACCGCAAGTTTGCGGAGATCCAAGCGGAGCTGGCCGAGCGTCGCGGCGAAGCCTGA
- a CDS encoding NupC/NupG family nucleoside CNT transporter: MDTVVPILRGLIGIVAFTGIAYAFSTNRRAIDWKLVGTGMLLQIVVALIVIKVGFVRAIFDAVGRGFVKVIDFTNEGTGLVFGWLNNIAPGNVEGLPFTNGGPVFVITILPTIIFFAAITSMLYYLGVLQRIVYVFAWLMSKTMRLGGAESMSASANIFVGQTEAPLLIKPYLDRMTRSELLAIMIGGMATIAGGVMAVYIALLGGDDPAARVAFATHLLTKSVISAPCALVIAKILLPQEEKIDTNIEIPRDKFGSNVLDAICSGTTDGVKLAVNVGAMLIVFTALVAMINFGLGDLLGEWLGLNSLVASLTGGEFTKFSMEFILGIIGAPLAWLMGIDSGHLLMAGNLLGQKTVLNEFVAYFSMNTLAANGELTDERTRIILTYALAGFSNLVSIGIQIGGIGALAPERRADLAQLGWRALLGGSLACFIPASIAGMLI, translated from the coding sequence ATGGACACTGTTGTTCCCATCCTGCGCGGCCTGATCGGCATCGTCGCATTCACCGGCATCGCCTACGCCTTCAGCACCAATCGTCGCGCCATCGACTGGAAACTCGTGGGGACCGGCATGCTGCTGCAGATCGTGGTCGCCCTCATCGTCATCAAGGTGGGCTTCGTGCGCGCCATCTTTGACGCCGTGGGACGGGGCTTCGTGAAGGTCATCGACTTCACCAACGAGGGCACCGGCCTCGTCTTCGGTTGGCTCAACAACATCGCCCCCGGCAACGTCGAAGGCCTGCCCTTCACCAATGGCGGCCCGGTCTTTGTCATCACCATTCTGCCGACGATCATCTTCTTCGCTGCCATCACCTCGATGCTCTACTACCTCGGTGTCCTGCAGCGCATCGTCTACGTCTTCGCCTGGCTCATGTCCAAAACCATGCGCCTGGGCGGTGCCGAGAGCATGAGCGCCTCGGCCAACATCTTCGTCGGCCAGACCGAGGCCCCGCTACTCATCAAACCCTACCTCGATCGCATGACTCGCTCCGAGTTGCTCGCCATCATGATCGGCGGTATGGCCACCATCGCCGGCGGCGTCATGGCGGTCTACATCGCGCTCCTCGGCGGCGACGATCCCGCCGCCCGCGTCGCCTTTGCCACCCACCTGCTCACCAAGTCCGTCATCTCGGCCCCCTGCGCACTCGTCATCGCCAAGATCCTCCTGCCGCAGGAAGAGAAGATCGACACCAACATCGAGATCCCGCGCGACAAGTTCGGCTCCAACGTGCTCGACGCCATCTGCTCCGGCACGACCGATGGCGTAAAACTCGCCGTCAACGTCGGCGCCATGCTCATCGTCTTCACCGCCCTCGTCGCCATGATCAACTTCGGCTTGGGTGACCTGCTCGGCGAGTGGCTCGGCCTCAACAGCCTGGTCGCCTCCCTCACCGGCGGGGAGTTCACCAAATTCTCCATGGAGTTCATCCTCGGCATCATCGGTGCCCCGCTCGCCTGGCTCATGGGCATCGACAGCGGCCACCTGCTCATGGCCGGCAACCTACTTGGCCAGAAGACCGTGCTCAACGAGTTCGTGGCTTACTTCTCCATGAACACCCTCGCCGCCAACGGCGAACTCACCGACGAGCGCACCCGCATCATCCTCACCTACGCCCTCGCCGGTTTCTCCAACCTGGTGTCCATCGGCATTCAGATCGGCGGCATCGGCGCCCTCGCCCCGGAACGTCGCGCCGACCTCGCCCAACTCGGCTGGCGCGCCCTCCTCGGCGGCTCCCTCGCCTGCTTCATCCCCGCCTCCATCGCGGGCATGTTGATCTGA
- a CDS encoding serine hydrolase, with the protein MKNWILKTTLALATAVTGWSAETIDTTGLQAELASWAGDKPGAVIALVIDGDARGIATAGRWSAEDERLADEHTLFEIGSISKVFTALLTATAVQDGVLAWDEPVAGGFAPSTITYADLATHMSGLPRLPTDFPSLDLVDPYAISDVAEVQRAFAANAPEAEQGTWAYSNLGAAVLGQAVAAELKMSYEDAVRARVLQPLGMTETVMSGLEKLDTAKLAPGFNSAGPAARWRFDGYAPAGAWISSAADMERFMRGLMAAEEPWASTMEVQAETDGPYAMGYGWMIHDVAGESVKGHAGGTGGYRSFVGIQPATGRGIVVLGARDEDVAGIGLGWLQGLFDGAVKSTDEPVVLEDFVGEYPLAPQFVISVFLQDGQLRAQATGQPSFGLKAAGADAFAFEGVAARLSFERDDDGAVTGLVLHQGGRDMPAPRRDASEVKQETKGIELAPAQLEGLAGDYELAPTLIVSITVDRGQVFAQLTGQARYPVYAKAPDRFFYDVVEAELEFQRDETGAVTGLVLHQAGQHIPGKKR; encoded by the coding sequence ATGAAAAACTGGATACTAAAAACCACCCTCGCGCTTGCGACCGCCGTCACCGGCTGGTCGGCGGAGACGATTGATACCACGGGCCTGCAGGCGGAACTCGCCAGCTGGGCCGGCGACAAACCCGGCGCGGTGATCGCGCTGGTCATCGACGGCGACGCCCGCGGGATCGCGACGGCCGGTCGCTGGAGTGCCGAGGACGAGCGGCTGGCGGATGAGCACACGCTGTTTGAGATCGGCTCGATCTCGAAGGTGTTCACCGCCTTGCTCACCGCCACGGCGGTGCAGGACGGCGTGCTGGCCTGGGATGAGCCGGTGGCGGGCGGATTCGCCCCGTCGACCATCACCTATGCAGATCTGGCCACGCACATGTCGGGGCTGCCGCGACTGCCCACGGATTTCCCGTCGCTGGACCTGGTGGACCCGTATGCGATTTCGGACGTGGCGGAGGTGCAGCGCGCCTTTGCGGCCAACGCACCGGAGGCGGAGCAGGGCACCTGGGCTTACTCCAATCTCGGCGCGGCGGTGCTCGGGCAGGCGGTCGCGGCTGAGCTCAAGATGAGCTACGAGGATGCGGTGCGCGCTCGGGTGCTGCAGCCCTTGGGTATGACGGAGACGGTGATGTCGGGTCTGGAGAAACTGGATACGGCGAAGCTGGCGCCGGGATTCAACTCGGCGGGGCCGGCGGCGCGTTGGCGTTTCGATGGGTATGCGCCGGCGGGGGCTTGGATCAGTTCGGCGGCCGACATGGAGCGATTTATGCGGGGGCTGATGGCCGCGGAAGAGCCGTGGGCCTCGACCATGGAGGTGCAAGCCGAGACGGACGGGCCGTATGCGATGGGTTACGGTTGGATGATCCACGATGTGGCCGGTGAGTCGGTGAAAGGACACGCGGGCGGCACGGGGGGCTATCGGTCTTTCGTCGGTATCCAACCGGCGACCGGGCGCGGCATCGTGGTGCTGGGAGCGCGCGACGAGGATGTCGCCGGGATCGGTCTGGGCTGGTTGCAGGGGCTTTTCGACGGCGCGGTGAAATCGACGGATGAGCCGGTCGTTTTGGAAGACTTTGTGGGGGAGTATCCGCTCGCCCCGCAGTTTGTGATCTCGGTGTTTCTGCAAGACGGGCAACTGCGGGCGCAGGCGACCGGTCAGCCCAGCTTCGGCCTGAAGGCGGCGGGCGCGGATGCCTTTGCCTTCGAAGGCGTGGCCGCGCGGCTGAGTTTTGAGCGCGATGACGACGGTGCGGTCACCGGACTCGTGCTGCACCAAGGCGGTCGGGACATGCCGGCGCCGCGGCGAGACGCCAGCGAAGTGAAGCAGGAGACAAAAGGCATCGAGCTGGCGCCGGCGCAGTTGGAAGGTCTGGCCGGGGACTACGAGCTCGCGCCGACTTTGATCGTGTCGATCACCGTCGATCGCGGGCAGGTCTTTGCCCAGCTGACCGGGCAGGCCCGTTATCCGGTGTATGCCAAGGCGCCGGACCGTTTCTTCTATGACGTCGTGGAGGCGGAGCTGGAATTTCAGCGCGACGAGACCGGCGCGGTGACCGGGCTGGTGTTGCATCAGGCCGGCCAGCATATCCCGGGCAAAAAACGCTGA